From Oculatellaceae cyanobacterium, a single genomic window includes:
- a CDS encoding Uma2 family endonuclease — translation MIASRNSDYISPEEYLKAEELSPIKHEYRNGQVYAMAGASNNHVVITVNIVTLIRNHIRGSGCFIYAADTKIDIQSINTYYYPDIAVTCDQRDRKFDNFLRHPRLIVEVLSPTTEAFDRGDKFADYRHLESLQEYVLISQNQMRIDCFRRNAEGNWVLYSYSNNDEIYLESLNFRCLVAAVYEDVSFTPNQE, via the coding sequence ATGATTGCCAGTCGCAATTCTGATTACATCTCGCCAGAAGAATATCTAAAAGCAGAAGAACTTAGCCCTATAAAACATGAGTATAGGAATGGACAAGTATATGCAATGGCAGGTGCAAGCAATAATCATGTCGTAATAACAGTAAATATAGTTACTTTAATCAGGAATCACATTCGAGGCAGTGGTTGTTTTATATATGCAGCAGATACAAAAATTGATATTCAATCAATAAATACCTATTACTATCCTGATATAGCAGTAACTTGTGACCAAAGAGACAGAAAATTTGATAACTTTTTACGTCATCCTCGTTTAATAGTAGAAGTATTATCTCCCACAACAGAAGCCTTTGACAGAGGCGATAAATTTGCAGATTATCGCCATTTGGAATCATTACAAGAATATGTATTAATTAGCCAAAACCAAATGCGTATAGATTGCTTTCGGCGCAACGCTGAAGGAAACTGGGTACTTTATTCTTATAGCAATAATGATGAAATTTATCTAGAAAGCCTAAATTTTCGCTGTCTGGTTGCAGCAGTATATGAAGATGTATCTTTTACGCCTAATCAAGAGTAG
- the rnc gene encoding ribonuclease III encodes MAFKDPRRQKQLEKLILKLGLSQTSPVNWFLLDLALTHPTISPTANYEQLEFIGDSVVRLAASEFLWEIYPDSTVGDFSAIRKVLVSDRILAQIASIYGLDRYLLVSSSAAGDKAGQVSRMANTFEAVLGALYLSTHNLQLIRPWLDTHLQELSTEILLDPARLNYKDALQEFTQAHHKVLPEYRVQDISKTHGDSERFSAEVWLNGKKYGEGKGQSKKAAEQAAAKDAFFSVRQPEIKGEA; translated from the coding sequence ATGGCTTTTAAAGACCCTCGCCGTCAAAAACAACTAGAGAAATTAATTCTCAAACTGGGATTATCACAGACATCTCCGGTGAATTGGTTTCTTTTAGATTTAGCGTTAACTCACCCGACTATCTCACCGACGGCTAATTATGAGCAACTAGAATTTATTGGCGATTCTGTAGTGCGACTAGCTGCATCAGAATTTTTATGGGAAATTTATCCTGATTCTACAGTAGGTGATTTTTCTGCAATTCGTAAAGTATTGGTGAGCGATCGCATTCTTGCTCAAATAGCTAGTATTTATGGATTAGACCGCTATCTTTTGGTTTCTAGTAGTGCTGCTGGTGATAAAGCTGGACAAGTATCGAGAATGGCAAACACCTTTGAAGCAGTCTTAGGCGCACTTTATCTCAGTACTCATAATTTACAACTAATTCGTCCCTGGCTAGATACTCATTTACAAGAATTATCTACTGAAATTCTCTTAGACCCAGCCCGTCTTAATTATAAAGATGCGCTCCAAGAATTTACCCAAGCGCATCACAAAGTTTTACCAGAATATCGTGTTCAAGATATCTCAAAAACTCATGGTGATTCTGAACGGTTTAGTGCTGAAGTTTGGCTAAATGGCAAAAAATACGGTGAAGGTAAAGGACAATCAAAAAAAGCCGCCGAACAAGCAGCCGCTAAAGATGCTTTTTTCTCTGTGCGACAGCCAGAAATCAAAGGTGAAGCGTGA
- a CDS encoding DUF4346 domain-containing protein, whose product MNETAESLTAIDDKLSHRHIDLDPNGYFIIYLDREPGLICAKHFTNIIDDRGLAVDPETGKVIPAKGKVQRTHTTLFTGRTAKELCIQIFEETQPCPVTLLDHAAYLGREFLRAEIALISGQDYVQD is encoded by the coding sequence ATGAATGAAACTGCTGAATCATTGACAGCCATTGATGACAAGCTTTCTCACCGTCATATTGACCTCGATCCAAATGGATATTTTATTATTTATCTAGATCGAGAACCTGGACTAATTTGTGCCAAGCATTTTACTAACATTATTGACGATCGCGGTTTAGCCGTTGATCCTGAAACTGGCAAAGTTATTCCAGCAAAGGGTAAAGTACAACGGACACATACCACGCTGTTTACTGGTAGAACTGCCAAGGAACTTTGTATACAAATTTTTGAAGAAACTCAGCCCTGTCCCGTAACTTTACTGGATCATGCTGCTTATCTCGGACGGGAATTTTTACGGGCTGAGATTGCTTTAATTAGTGGACAAGACTACGTGCAAGATTAG
- a CDS encoding TPM domain-containing protein encodes MRKLVNQYFSRNKYLQRLLLALGLMLLTTQLVILPANATGVYQIPNLTPNDAHNWVLDKADVLSRVVKGKINGALDKLATNTGNQVRMVTVYRIDYGETADGFADKLFDKWFPTPEAKAHQTLLVLDSLTNNTAIRTGDAVKSIMSDEIANSVASETVLVPLREGDKYNQALTDASDRLVAVLSGNPDPGPPVVQDNVQVGRTYKTAEETDTGNSTILVVVLLIAATVIPMATWWFYQSQS; translated from the coding sequence ATGAGAAAACTCGTCAATCAATATTTTAGTAGGAATAAATACTTACAGCGCTTACTCCTGGCATTGGGATTAATGCTGCTGACAACTCAGCTAGTAATTTTGCCTGCGAATGCTACGGGAGTTTATCAGATCCCCAATCTCACACCAAACGATGCTCACAATTGGGTGCTAGATAAAGCTGATGTCCTTAGCCGCGTCGTGAAAGGAAAAATTAACGGTGCTTTAGATAAGTTAGCAACCAACACTGGTAATCAAGTACGGATGGTAACTGTCTATCGCATAGATTACGGCGAAACAGCCGACGGCTTTGCCGATAAGCTGTTTGATAAATGGTTTCCTACCCCAGAAGCAAAAGCGCATCAAACATTACTGGTACTCGATAGCCTGACTAACAATACGGCTATTCGTACCGGAGATGCTGTGAAATCAATTATGTCTGATGAGATTGCTAATAGCGTCGCCTCGGAAACTGTATTAGTACCACTGCGCGAGGGGGATAAATACAATCAAGCGTTGACAGATGCAAGCGATCGCTTAGTTGCTGTATTATCTGGTAATCCCGATCCCGGCCCACCAGTAGTGCAAGATAATGTCCAAGTTGGACGTACCTATAAAACCGCAGAAGAAACGGACACAGGCAATTCCACAATACTTGTTGTCGTCTTGTTAATTGCAGCAACCGTCATTCCGATGGCTACTTGGTGGTTTTATCAAAGTCAAAGCTAA
- a CDS encoding dihydrofolate reductase family protein, translating into MSKKSDLNRPQTIVVLAMSADGKISDVQSSPAGFGSPNDKAHLEQQVAEADAILFGANTLRSGGTAMRVVNPELLKQRESLGKPLQPIQIVCSRGGNIDPKLKFFEQPIPRWLLTTSTGAQDWQENSKFEKVLVFDTPEGEIDWVKALEELQKLGLQHLAVLGGGQLIASLLEADLIDEFWLTVCPLIFGGTTAPTPVAGAGFSTEMAPRLELLSVKTIDQEVFLHYRLQRQ; encoded by the coding sequence ATGAGTAAAAAATCTGATTTGAATAGACCACAGACGATAGTTGTTTTAGCAATGAGTGCTGATGGTAAAATTTCTGATGTGCAAAGCTCTCCTGCTGGGTTTGGTTCCCCTAACGATAAGGCACATCTAGAACAACAAGTAGCTGAAGCTGATGCTATTCTCTTTGGTGCTAACACTCTGCGCTCTGGTGGTACAGCAATGCGAGTTGTTAATCCTGAGTTGCTTAAACAACGAGAATCTTTAGGAAAACCACTACAACCAATACAAATTGTTTGCTCTCGCGGTGGCAATATTGATCCAAAGTTAAAATTTTTTGAGCAACCGATACCGCGTTGGTTACTAACTACAAGTACTGGCGCACAAGACTGGCAAGAAAATTCAAAATTTGAAAAGGTTTTAGTATTTGATACACCAGAGGGAGAGATTGACTGGGTTAAAGCTTTGGAAGAATTGCAAAAGCTAGGTTTGCAACACTTAGCTGTATTAGGTGGGGGTCAATTGATAGCATCTCTGCTAGAGGCAGATTTGATTGATGAATTTTGGCTAACTGTTTGCCCATTGATTTTCGGTGGAACTACTGCACCAACCCCAGTTGCAGGTGCAGGTTTTTCTACGGAAATGGCTCCACGCTTAGAATTGCTTAGTGTTAAGACTATTGACCAGGAAGTGTTTCTGCACTATCGCCTGCAACGCCAATGA
- a CDS encoding GNAT family N-acetyltransferase — MEQIKPRYSVAWINNIAEVPQSEWDALALALKTPFLEWEWLHCIEKSGSTTAQSGWLPNHLIVWRDRQLVAAAPLYIKGHSYGEFVFDHQWADLAHRLGVQYYPKLLGMAPFTPAEGYRFLISPGENEDELTELMIGAIDHFCDRHRISGCHFLYVDPEWRPVLERHGFSSWLHHNYIWQNSEFNTFDDYLGVFNSNQRRNIKRERKAVENAGLQLKTLTGEEIPKHLFPLMYSFYADTCDKFGWWGSKYLTKRFFELLYPKYCHRVLFAAAYHQGDNHKPIGMSFCITKGDRLYGRYWGSFQEIDSLHFDACYYTPIEWAIAHGIQTFDPGAGGRHKKRRGFPATPNHSLHRFYNPRLGKILKSYIREVNELEQQEIDAINQDIPFSKREIVLNAEFNS; from the coding sequence GTGGAACAAATTAAGCCCCGCTACTCTGTTGCTTGGATTAACAATATTGCGGAAGTCCCTCAAAGTGAGTGGGATGCCCTCGCACTGGCACTAAAAACGCCATTCTTGGAATGGGAATGGTTGCACTGTATAGAAAAGTCTGGGAGTACAACTGCCCAAAGTGGTTGGCTACCCAATCATTTAATAGTGTGGCGAGATAGACAGTTAGTTGCGGCTGCGCCACTTTATATTAAAGGTCATAGTTACGGCGAATTTGTTTTTGACCACCAATGGGCAGATTTAGCCCATCGCTTAGGAGTGCAGTATTATCCAAAACTGCTGGGAATGGCTCCCTTTACGCCTGCTGAGGGGTATCGGTTTTTAATTTCCCCTGGAGAAAATGAAGACGAGTTAACAGAGTTAATGATAGGGGCAATTGATCATTTTTGCGATCGCCACCGCATCTCTGGCTGTCATTTCTTATATGTAGACCCCGAATGGCGACCAGTTTTAGAACGTCACGGCTTTAGTAGTTGGCTACACCATAACTATATTTGGCAAAATTCTGAATTTAATACTTTTGACGATTATTTGGGCGTGTTTAATTCTAACCAACGTCGCAATATTAAAAGAGAACGCAAAGCCGTAGAAAATGCTGGTTTACAACTCAAAACTTTAACAGGAGAGGAAATTCCTAAGCATTTGTTTCCCTTAATGTATAGTTTCTATGCTGATACTTGCGATAAATTTGGTTGGTGGGGCAGTAAGTATTTAACAAAACGATTCTTTGAACTGCTATATCCGAAATATTGTCATCGGGTGTTATTTGCTGCGGCGTATCATCAGGGAGATAATCATAAACCGATAGGAATGTCATTTTGTATTACTAAAGGCGATCGCTTATATGGTCGTTATTGGGGAAGTTTTCAGGAAATTGATAGCTTACACTTTGATGCTTGTTACTATACCCCGATTGAATGGGCGATCGCACACGGTATCCAAACTTTTGACCCTGGCGCAGGTGGACGACATAAAAAACGTCGTGGTTTTCCAGCAACCCCAAACCACAGCCTGCATCGATTTTACAACCCACGCTTAGGAAAAATTCTTAAATCCTATATTCGGGAAGTCAACGAATTAGAACAGCAAGAGATTGATGCAATTAATCAAGATATCCCATTTAGCAAGCGTGAAATCGTGCTAAATGCTGAATTTAACAGCTAG
- a CDS encoding cation:proton antiporter → MESITEVLTKEPIVPFAILLVVILTVPILFERLKLPGLVGLLVAGVVLGPNGLALLNKETETMKLLSDIGLVYLMFVAGLEVDIEQFRRTKHRSAGFGTFTFLVPLIFGTTVGRIFGFDWNASILIGSLFASHTLLAYPIVSRLGVVNNEAVTVTIGATIFTDVGALLVLAICIGIHAGDFTAFKLFTLLGSLIIYSALVLFGFDWAGKQFFRRSGNHEGNQFLFVLLALFLASVGAQLIGVEKIVGAFLAGLAVNDVLGDGPVKEKVVFVGSVLFIPIFFVDMGLLINVPTFIQSVSSFSSATWLTLAVVAGLIGSKFLAALLAKFVYRYSWQEMLTMWSLSLPQVAATLAATLVGYRAGILSEALLNSVLVLMLVTATLGPVITARVAVGLPVAETPPVASVAVVEGETVKVNQPYTVVVPVSNPETERNLIEMAALIARHTAGTIIPLSLVKAHVNMDAPDLEMSFQTGDKLLANATQLSRELGVEAEPLLRIDDDIAQGISRASRETHANLIVMGWGKRTGLRARMFGNVIDSVLWAAHCPVAVTRLLDSPRNIKRILVPIDSLTSQAVRPVQFAQMLVDGNQAKITLLHICDRRTTPAKVAWNRSQLGLLASKWVPEGNFEVEIIPHDDITRAIMNTVQPSDLVILRSQRQRTAAGLAISDVTARLAQQLTCSVVMLGEPQRAVASTPANKQRRRFIPKSV, encoded by the coding sequence ATGGAATCTATTACAGAAGTTTTAACTAAGGAACCAATTGTTCCTTTTGCGATTTTGCTGGTAGTAATTTTAACCGTTCCGATTTTGTTTGAACGGTTAAAATTACCAGGGCTTGTTGGTTTACTGGTAGCTGGTGTAGTTCTTGGCCCCAATGGACTGGCTTTGCTGAATAAAGAAACTGAGACAATGAAACTGCTATCAGACATTGGATTAGTGTATCTGATGTTTGTTGCAGGGCTAGAAGTAGATATTGAACAGTTTCGCAGAACCAAACATCGCTCGGCGGGATTTGGTACTTTTACCTTCCTTGTACCACTAATATTTGGGACAACTGTTGGGCGCATATTTGGTTTTGATTGGAATGCCTCAATTTTAATTGGCTCTTTATTTGCTTCTCATACCTTATTGGCTTATCCAATTGTGAGCCGTTTGGGTGTGGTTAATAATGAAGCGGTGACAGTTACGATTGGAGCAACCATTTTCACGGATGTTGGCGCTCTACTGGTATTGGCAATTTGTATTGGTATTCATGCTGGTGATTTTACGGCTTTCAAGCTGTTTACGCTTTTGGGGTCGTTAATTATCTACTCTGCACTTGTTTTGTTTGGGTTTGATTGGGCAGGTAAACAATTTTTCCGACGTTCTGGAAATCACGAAGGCAATCAATTTTTATTTGTGTTGTTGGCGTTATTTCTGGCATCAGTGGGAGCGCAATTAATTGGTGTAGAAAAAATTGTGGGCGCTTTCTTGGCTGGTTTAGCCGTGAATGATGTGTTAGGAGATGGGCCAGTTAAGGAAAAGGTGGTGTTTGTCGGTAGCGTTTTATTTATCCCAATTTTCTTTGTGGATATGGGTCTACTGATTAATGTCCCTACTTTTATTCAAAGTGTTTCATCTTTTTCTAGTGCTACTTGGTTAACGCTGGCAGTTGTAGCAGGTTTAATTGGCAGTAAATTTCTAGCGGCTTTACTCGCCAAATTTGTTTACCGTTATAGCTGGCAAGAAATGCTGACAATGTGGTCTTTGTCTTTACCACAGGTAGCTGCAACTTTGGCGGCGACATTAGTTGGCTATCGCGCTGGGATATTAAGTGAAGCGCTTTTGAATAGTGTGCTGGTATTAATGCTGGTGACGGCAACTTTGGGGCCTGTAATCACAGCGCGGGTAGCAGTGGGTTTACCTGTAGCGGAAACTCCGCCTGTGGCTAGCGTAGCTGTTGTAGAAGGAGAAACTGTAAAAGTAAATCAACCCTATACAGTAGTCGTGCCAGTTTCTAACCCTGAAACTGAGCGCAACTTAATTGAAATGGCTGCTTTGATAGCACGCCATACGGCAGGGACAATTATTCCTTTATCGCTTGTAAAAGCTCATGTCAATATGGATGCCCCTGATTTGGAAATGTCTTTCCAAACAGGGGATAAATTGCTTGCTAATGCTACGCAATTAAGCCGAGAATTAGGGGTAGAAGCGGAACCATTGTTGCGAATTGATGATGATATTGCTCAAGGCATTAGCCGTGCAAGTCGCGAAACCCATGCAAATTTAATTGTGATGGGATGGGGTAAACGCACTGGGCTACGCGCTCGAATGTTTGGTAATGTGATTGATAGCGTATTGTGGGCTGCTCATTGCCCTGTAGCAGTAACACGACTACTTGATTCACCGAGAAATATTAAACGAATTTTAGTGCCGATTGATAGTTTAACGAGTCAGGCAGTTCGTCCGGTGCAGTTTGCCCAAATGTTGGTTGATGGTAATCAAGCTAAGATTACACTGTTGCATATATGCGATCGCAGAACTACTCCAGCTAAGGTTGCTTGGAACCGTTCGCAATTAGGTTTACTGGCATCAAAATGGGTTCCCGAAGGTAATTTTGAGGTGGAAATTATTCCCCATGATGATATAACTAGAGCGATTATGAATACAGTACAACCATCTGATTTAGTAATTCTGCGATCGCAACGTCAGCGAACTGCGGCAGGATTAGCAATTAGTGATGTTACTGCTAGGTTGGCGCAACAGTTAACTTGCTCAGTGGTAATGTTAGGAGAACCACAAAGAGCGGTAGCAAGTACTCCTGCTAACAAACAGCGTCGCCGATTTATTCCTAAGAGTGTTTAG
- a CDS encoding Gfo/Idh/MocA family oxidoreductase: MKKINIAILGVGRWGVHLLRNFLQHPQANVVAVVDPHFERLEWCKKQFSLLSNVVLSLDWSAVRELSEINAVAIATPASTHYNLIADALQQGYHVLAEKPLTVNPAEALELCHLAQQQRLQLLVDHTYLFHPAIEKGKKFIESGRLGELRYGYASRTNLGPVRQDVDALWDLAIHDIAIFNNWLGETPVQVQANGSVWLQGAGAQKTRGDNLADLVWITLTYPSGFQAFIHVCWLNPDKQRRLSIVGSQGTLIFDEMSSATPLIFQQGKFEQEGDRFIPTDLNNEIIEVDNEEPLRRVCDRFLNSINPYTPSSLNSAWVGAELVHILTCLSQSLQQGGSAIAVPQLIQSSKHQQLL, encoded by the coding sequence GTGAAAAAAATTAACATTGCTATATTAGGCGTTGGGCGTTGGGGCGTTCATTTACTGCGAAATTTTTTACAACACCCTCAAGCTAATGTTGTAGCAGTAGTTGATCCACATTTTGAACGTTTGGAGTGGTGTAAAAAGCAATTTTCACTCTTATCTAATGTTGTTTTATCATTAGATTGGTCGGCGGTGCGAGAACTGTCAGAAATCAATGCTGTTGCGATCGCAACTCCGGCATCAACTCACTACAATTTAATTGCTGATGCTTTGCAACAAGGCTATCACGTTCTAGCAGAAAAACCTTTAACCGTTAATCCAGCCGAAGCTTTAGAACTTTGCCATCTTGCACAACAACAGCGTCTTCAACTACTTGTTGACCATACCTACTTATTCCATCCTGCGATAGAAAAGGGCAAAAAATTTATTGAATCGGGACGCTTAGGAGAATTACGTTACGGTTACGCTTCCCGTACTAATTTAGGCCCTGTCAGACAAGATGTTGATGCACTTTGGGATTTAGCTATCCACGACATCGCTATTTTTAATAATTGGTTAGGAGAGACACCAGTACAGGTACAAGCTAACGGTAGTGTATGGTTGCAAGGTGCAGGGGCGCAGAAGACGCGGGGAGATAATTTAGCTGATTTAGTCTGGATAACTCTTACTTATCCCAGTGGTTTTCAAGCATTTATTCACGTTTGCTGGCTTAACCCTGATAAACAAAGACGTTTAAGTATTGTAGGTAGCCAAGGGACATTAATTTTTGATGAGATGTCGTCGGCAACACCTTTAATATTTCAGCAGGGAAAATTTGAGCAAGAAGGGGATCGCTTTATTCCTACTGATTTAAATAATGAAATAATAGAAGTAGATAATGAAGAACCGCTTAGAAGAGTGTGCGATCGCTTTCTCAACAGCATTAACCCATATACACCTTCATCACTTAATTCTGCATGGGTGGGTGCTGAGTTAGTACATATTTTAACTTGCCTAAGCCAATCTTTACAACAAGGAGGTAGTGCGATCGCAGTTCCTCAATTAATCCAATCCTCAAAGCATCAACAACTGCTATAA
- a CDS encoding ATP-binding protein: MYKLRPTSFRRILLSRILLLCVPVLLMGVYVTYRKAASRLQETARQNLTESAVRKGHNIQESIKNLQINLLIASETTAIKLGTSQESQQFLEQLAAQLPTQESCLELTDLFSQKNTASTCQHKIINNSNRRLWLQHQKKHLSQNKIITNVATIKNFNINNNSNQSISRNQINFILSAPVYGKNGNLRSVLSIQSALILQDKAQPGSLSGYTVVISQDGTILAHPLAKFVGRNIDQDEDAERLRGAVKNALAGNNYFQHLSSFEEKGGELLAGYTAIPSPVTSQGNKKWIILAVQSRKNALFDLIEIWQLLFVITLCLIVACLLATLYIARELSRPVEKLRDYAKEKQHLLSIDQVPNNFKIREFHELAEALNSMVDRLKTGAAEIQTAWKEAQTANQLKNEFLATTSHELRTPLNGIIGCIRLVKDGYCDDREEELELLQRADEAAIHLLEIINDILDLAKIESGKMALKLEPVDLNKLLKEVIDLQKVSIKQKNLEMKNYECQNAIAVNANPAKLKQVLLNVIGNAVKFTDTGSINITTHINESPQKLNGVKASGNNAKTENKSFVVVTVQDTGIGINPEQQHKLFRSFVMVDGSTTRKFGGTGLGLAISRKLLELMGGEITLFSEGEGKGTTVEITLSIVNSQLLLSRLNGNGIVNPVIK; this comes from the coding sequence ATGTATAAGTTACGTCCAACTTCCTTTCGGCGGATTTTATTGTCTCGGATTCTACTGCTGTGTGTACCAGTTTTATTGATGGGAGTATATGTAACTTACAGAAAAGCTGCTTCTCGTCTCCAAGAAACTGCTCGCCAAAATCTGACAGAAAGTGCTGTTAGAAAAGGGCATAATATTCAGGAATCTATCAAAAATCTTCAAATTAATTTATTAATAGCTAGTGAAACCACAGCTATTAAGTTAGGAACTTCACAGGAATCCCAACAATTTTTAGAACAACTAGCTGCACAATTGCCTACGCAGGAAAGCTGTCTTGAATTAACTGATTTGTTTTCTCAAAAAAATACTGCTAGTACTTGCCAACATAAAATTATTAATAATTCTAACAGGAGATTATGGCTCCAACATCAAAAAAAACACTTAAGTCAAAATAAAATAATTACAAATGTAGCAACAATAAAAAATTTTAACATTAATAATAATAGTAATCAATCTATTTCAAGAAACCAAATTAATTTTATCTTAAGTGCGCCTGTGTATGGCAAAAATGGTAATCTTCGCTCTGTCTTAAGTATACAGTCAGCACTAATATTACAGGACAAAGCCCAGCCAGGATCTCTTTCTGGCTATACAGTAGTGATTTCTCAAGATGGCACAATTTTGGCGCATCCGCTTGCTAAGTTTGTGGGAAGAAATATCGACCAAGACGAAGATGCGGAAAGACTAAGAGGTGCTGTGAAAAATGCGCTCGCAGGTAACAATTATTTTCAGCACTTGTCGTCATTTGAAGAAAAAGGAGGGGAATTATTAGCTGGATATACTGCTATTCCTAGCCCAGTTACTAGCCAAGGAAACAAGAAGTGGATAATTTTGGCGGTGCAAAGTCGAAAAAATGCCTTATTTGATCTTATAGAAATTTGGCAATTGTTATTTGTAATAACTTTGTGTCTAATTGTAGCTTGCTTATTAGCAACATTATACATAGCACGAGAACTATCACGACCTGTAGAAAAGTTACGAGATTATGCTAAAGAAAAACAGCATTTACTTTCTATCGATCAGGTTCCCAATAACTTTAAAATTAGAGAATTTCATGAGTTAGCCGAAGCTCTTAATAGTATGGTAGACCGACTAAAAACAGGCGCAGCAGAAATACAAACAGCTTGGAAAGAAGCACAAACGGCTAACCAACTCAAAAATGAGTTTTTAGCAACTACTTCTCATGAGTTAAGAACTCCACTCAATGGGATAATTGGCTGTATTCGCTTGGTTAAAGATGGCTATTGTGATGACCGAGAAGAGGAATTAGAGTTATTGCAGCGTGCTGATGAAGCAGCAATTCACTTACTAGAAATTATTAATGATATTTTGGATCTAGCAAAAATTGAATCTGGCAAGATGGCGCTGAAGCTAGAACCAGTGGATTTAAATAAGTTGCTGAAGGAAGTAATTGATTTACAAAAAGTTTCAATTAAGCAAAAGAATTTAGAAATGAAGAATTATGAATGTCAAAATGCGATCGCAGTTAATGCTAATCCTGCAAAGCTCAAACAGGTGCTACTCAATGTAATTGGTAATGCAGTAAAATTTACTGATACTGGCAGTATTAATATTACAACTCATATTAACGAGTCACCACAAAAATTAAATGGAGTGAAAGCATCTGGAAATAATGCTAAAACTGAGAACAAATCCTTTGTGGTCGTGACAGTCCAAGATACAGGAATTGGGATAAATCCTGAGCAACAACACAAGTTATTTCGCTCTTTTGTAATGGTTGATGGTTCAACTACCCGTAAGTTTGGTGGTACAGGTTTGGGTTTGGCAATCTCCCGTAAATTACTAGAATTGATGGGAGGTGAAATTACCCTATTTAGTGAGGGTGAAGGCAAAGGTACTACAGTAGAAATTACTTTATCTATAGTTAATTCTCAGCTTTTATTGTCTAGATTAAACGGAAATGGTATAGTTAACCCAGTAATAAAATAG
- a CDS encoding HAS-barrel domain-containing protein, with protein sequence MRLPLPQFAAGERHPNHIAEVIETATTEFLAQCLDPEDLSFPVMPPFGSWVKAVDEESGNQVLAIVYYATTSPIDSVHRARALGLSMQELREQQPQIFAMLKTEFRAAIVGFQAAPQSLNGSKRTEGKIYQYLPPRPPQIHQAVYHCEPTEIIQFSEELDFLRTLLQVVGAPVESLIAAAIREIYQLRKADREWLVKAGRTLSVILKDDYDRLRYILSQIHP encoded by the coding sequence ATGCGCCTTCCTTTACCGCAGTTTGCTGCGGGTGAACGACACCCTAACCATATTGCCGAAGTAATTGAAACGGCAACAACTGAATTTTTAGCACAATGTCTTGATCCTGAAGACTTAAGCTTCCCAGTTATGCCGCCTTTTGGTAGCTGGGTTAAAGCTGTGGATGAAGAATCAGGAAATCAAGTTTTGGCAATAGTTTATTATGCAACTACAAGCCCGATTGATTCTGTGCATAGGGCAAGGGCGTTAGGTTTGTCAATGCAAGAACTGCGAGAACAGCAACCTCAAATTTTTGCGATGCTCAAAACTGAGTTTAGAGCAGCAATTGTAGGTTTTCAAGCAGCGCCACAAAGCTTAAATGGTTCTAAACGTACTGAGGGGAAAATTTACCAGTATTTACCCCCACGTCCGCCACAAATTCATCAAGCAGTTTATCATTGCGAACCAACGGAAATTATTCAATTTAGTGAAGAATTAGATTTTTTACGCACACTGTTACAGGTAGTAGGTGCGCCCGTAGAATCTTTAATAGCAGCAGCTATTCGAGAAATTTATCAATTACGCAAAGCTGACCGTGAGTGGTTGGTGAAGGCGGGGCGGACTCTCAGCGTAATTCTCAAGGATGATTACGATCGCTTGCGCTATATTCTAAGCCAAATCCATCCATAG